One genomic window of Pagrus major chromosome 22, Pma_NU_1.0 includes the following:
- the igf2r gene encoding cation-independent mannose-6-phosphate receptor, with protein sequence MSFLRKSNRCSPLKLVLWLAGCLGCLLVRSGAEGDGSLWYQDLCSYKWEAIDRDNKLSYTIKLCESSPSTSCGPGTAVCAQDLTTKKDQSVGDLSLQLLSGRVLDFNSTQQCPGSDNNILTSISFQCGKTMGTPEFVAVSQCVHYFEWKTYTACKNDRFKPQKEVPCYVFDSDGKKHDLNPLIKVSDGYLVDDGDDSIDFYINICRSLNRPDKSCPEGSAACLVTRQGSYNIGTPSKGLELVSNDSLRLQYEASASVTPPEFCHGHIPAVTITFICPSSRHSGSTPKMTAESNCRYEVNWVTEYACHRDYLESNNCKLTSEQHDMSIDLTPLTLSSSDIPYYAHSGPSDGDESYIYYLNVCGKIPTTECGEDKYISSCQVKKSREVKKVAGKYENQTLRYSDGDLTLIYPDGTKCSTGFQRMTIINFECNKNASHGGRGNPVFAGETDCTYYFDWETAFACVKEKEDLLCRVRDGNKHYDLSPLTRDSDSNGNWEAVDAQSPRSDSRFYLNVCHKVVQSGAAAGCPLNAAICAVDKDNRSVSLGSFLASPQKTQLGNDIRLVYSEGSFCNNKKSRIQTILTLKCKPGDLESAPVLRSISSDGCRYELEWYTAAACVLSKTQGDDCKVEDPQADLSFDLSPLTKNGSYYNLTSGSYDYYINVCGPVNAANCPKKAGACQVETSSWILGEANSRLSYYDGLILLTYSNGSRYNNKEHTLRSTLISFLCDPKAGVGKPEFQAEDNYTYNFRWYTSYACPERPHECLVTDPETLEQYDLSSLSRSTSHSNWQVLDLSEAKNLKKYYINICRPINAVPGCDHHASVCQMDYTYEQGSMKERVSVSNMGVSKQGPIIEGRDRLLLEFTDGSVCISDGQKLTYTTHIHLVCSRGSESTSPQFLMYQNCTANFRWETRAACAITTTENDSCAVVDPNTGFQFDLQLLASEKGYKTKANGKDFLVNICADVAECGKDMAGCELEDGHPVSPVGVKKTLQYSTDGLLSLTYQGQRDDSTAKRDTFTINFVCDPNSHPGSLKLLQEDMSSLPDNVVVHDVHFEFSTALACIPAPVDCQIIDSQGNEYDLRQLIRDVDDSPWIAIETDGVKSRRFYINVCKPLPTVKDCPVGPLGACGMIDGKGYNLGYVQSSPQAAEDGSISIVYQNGDRCGSTSRYSTRIILQCDDNPGSPMFDRQDGCEYIFIWRTSKACPIRKSQGDNCRVRDPRTGYEFDLSSLKGKDYAVSNEKYIYHLSVCGPLQKGICTHIDTGNDTVASCQVDGAKEKIGGMANQVLSYVGEQLILNYTNGETCHRIYKRSTEIYFSCHPDRHPGVPEFIKETEECTYLFSWPTALACVPVKTTSCSYNDGQGHSYDLSPLAMDSRNWEVEHATDDTKKNIYINVCRSLVQQGGSWKCPSSAASCMKDGDDYVSLGQVESGPTWDRSVLKLHYSSGQVCPDGIRNRSSIIRFKCDKDKVDSRPTLISAIENCVYNFLWLTAAACPLNSTQHDDCRVTNPATGHLFDLNTLTREGGYTVYHQQERRKMFRMNICGNLTNAGCSPGTAVCIKDTKTAVSGGQVSRKLSYKDHVLELTYEGGSPCAANPDLHHKTIIHFICRPPNMGSAPPEPVLIDSNAETCTHFFSFHTPLVCEQPVRCSVQNSSGLIDLTPLIHVSGYYTATDEAVDQSDETPDFYINICQPLNPIPGVTCPPGASVCMDPDDGPPVDIGRTTSGPEINSETGEVSITYSSSTKCASDPAQNYTSTIIFTCQRGVELGSPQMLKLQGCVHLFEWATPVVCSDATQTNGCKLTDSQLQFTFDLSTLSGEVQVPAGSSMYQINVCGSVAEAACKNSAVCRVSGSGPEKTASSFGISNAMKMDFKHDEQAVLMQYGGGDSCPPVTNVGEVCVFPFTLMKKLYTGCTTDERTDGRKWCATTSNYDKDKKWGFCNETTSKRQSSILFSCDQSAGHGSPQLLSETAGCSATFQWRTSAVCPPRKMECKLVSQHQTFDLRTLSSLTEPWKFSHHGDSYFINLCQGIHGGLPGCPEEATVCRRSAAGKVQILGRVYTQKMIYTDGKISVTYSAGDDVCGNGMKAKTVMQLSCGSTVGHPALISVDEASCEFVIGWETRSACAVKQREVMLVNGTIQVPDTGASLSLGELYFSHHQASGDIRPNGDRYIYHIQLSGITNNSLSSCLGANICQVKLNGQYRRKIGSSSKAKYYIKGGNLDVMVPSESTCGREKTKMAYSTIMFHCNPSAGVGIPEFMLETDECQYLFVWHTKAVCGLTTVEAKSFDDNSESLSRRSKAVGVMLTVLLVGLVVCLLGLLLHKRERRELVIQKVAGCCRRGNQVSYKYSKVNMDEEGGEEEMEWLMEELEAPPTSSSSSSQRGRSNHGNGHITTKSVNTDGLRSFSLDDQDDDSEDEVLSVPGVRVVKSSGLSRHSAANRSAFLQEESDEDLVGLLEESDRKRKSSKPRSSGLNHGNNTAANRKRDEDDSDEDLLRV encoded by the exons GCGATCTGTCCCTGCAGCTGCTCTCTGGCAGGGTGCTGGACTTCAATAGCACACAACAATGTCCAGGAAGTGACAACAACATTCTGACCAGCATCAGCTTCCAGTGTGGGAAAACCATG GGGACGCCAGAGTTTGTTGCTGTGTCTCAATGTGTGCATTACTTTGAGTGGAAGACGTACACCGCCTGCAAGAATGACAGATTCAAACCACAAAAAGAG GTGCCCTGTTACGTGTTTGACTCTGACGGTAAGAAGCACGACCTCAACCCTCTGATCAAAGTGAGCGACGGCTATCTGGTGGATGACGGTGACGACAGTATCGACTTCTACATCAACATCTGCAGAAGCCTCA ACCGTCCAGACAAATCCTGTCCAGAAGGATCTGCAGCATGTCTGGTCACCAGACAGGGCTCCTACAACATAGGCACTCCCTCCAAAGGGCTGGAGCTGGTGTCCAACGACAG CTTGAGGTTACAGTATGAAGCCAGTGCCAGTGTGACTCCTCCAGAATTCTGCCACGGACACATTCCTGCAGTCACCATCACCTTCATCTGTCCATCAAGCAGACATTCG GGCAGCACTCCTAAGATGACCGCAGAGTCGAACTGTCGTTACGAGGTGAACTGGGTGACTGAATACGCCTGTCACAGAGACTACCTGGAGAGCAACAACTGCAAACTGACCAGCGAGCAGCATGACATGTCCATCGACCTGACACCCCTCACCTTGAGCT CCTCAGATATTCCGTACTACGCACATTCTGGGCCCAGTGATGGCGACGAAAGCTACATCTACTACCTGAACGTGTGTGGAAAGATCCCCACCACAGAATGTGGCGAAGACAAGTACATATCATCCTGCCAGGTGAAGAAGTCCAGAGAGGTGAAGAAGGTGGCTGGAAAATATGAGAACCAGACTCTACG tTACTCAGATGGAGATCTGACTCTGATCTACCCAGATGGCACCAAATGCTCCACCGGCTTCCAGAGAATGACCATCATCAACTTTGAATGCAACAAGAATGCTT CCCATGGCGGGCGAGGAAATCCAGTTTTTGCGGGCGAGACAGACTGCACTTATTATTTTGACTGGGAGACGGCGTTTGCCTGcgtgaaggagaaggaggatcTACTGTGTCGAGTCAGAGATGGAAACAAACACTATGACCTTTCACCCCTCACAAGAGACTCTG ATTCCAATGGGAACTGGGAGGCCGTGGACGCTCAGTCTCCAAGATCGGACTCACGTTTCTACCTGAATGTCTGTCACAAAGTTGTCCAgtcaggagctgctgctggctgcccGCTGAATGCCGCCATCTGTGCCGTGG ATAAGGATAACAGGTCCGTCAGTCTGGGCAGCTTCCTCGCCTCTCCCCAGAAGACTCAACTAGGAAATGACATCAGACTGGTCTATAGTGAAGGAAGTTTTTGCAACAATAAAAAGTCGAGGATCCAAACCATCCTGACACTCAAGTGCAAACCAG GAGATCTGGAGAGTGCTCCTGTCCTTCGTAGCATTTCTTCTGATGGATGTAGGTATGAGCTGGAGTGGTACACCGCTGCTGCCTGCGTCCTCTCAAAGACACAAGGAGATGACTGCAAGGTGGAGGACCCTCAGGCTG ACCTTTCCTTCGACTTGTCGCCTCTCACCAAGAATGGCAGCTACTACAACCTGACCAGCGGCAGCTACGATTACTACATCAACGTGTGTGGTCCCGTCAATGCTGCCAACTGTCCCAAAAAGGCAGGAGCGTGTCAGGTCGAAACAAG TTCTTGGATTCTCGGAGAAGCGAACTCCCGTCTGTCGTATTACGACGGCCTGATCCTGCTGACCTACAGTAACGGCTCCCGctacaacaacaaagaacacaCTCTCAGATCCActctcatctccttcctctGTGACCCAAAAGCTGGAGTTGGAAAACCCGAATTCCAG GCTGAGGACAACTACACCTATAACTTCCGCTGGTATACATCCTACGCATGTCCTGAAAGGCCTCATGAGTGTTTGGTGACAGATCCAGAAACTCTTGAGCAGTACGACTTATCCAG TTTGTCACGCTCCACCTCCCACAGCAACTGGCAGGTCTTGGATTTGTCTGAAGCCAAGAACCTGAAGAAGTACTACATCAACATATGTCGGCCAATAAACGCTGTCCCAGGCTGCGACCACCATGCGTCTGTCTGTCAGATGGACTACACGTATGAGCAG GGCTCCATGAAGGAGCGAGTGTCAGTCAGTAACATGGGTGTGTCCAAGCAAGGGCCTATCATCGAGGGACGGGACCGGCTGCTGCTGGAGTTCACAGACGGCTCCGTCTGTATTTCGGATGGCCAGAAGCTCACATACACGACGCACATCCACCTGGTCTGCTCCAGAGGCTCTGAG TCAACGAGCCCACAGTTCCTGATGTACCAGAACTGTACCGCCAACTTCAGGTGGGAGACCAGAGCAGCGTGTGCCATCACCACCACCGAGAACGAT AGCTGTGCTGTGGTCGACCCCAACACTGGCTTCCAGTTCGACCTTCAGCTTCTGGCCTCAGAGAAGGGATACAAGACAAAAGCAAATGGAAAAGACTTCCTG GTGAATATCTGCGCTGACGTGGCAGAATGTGGAAAGGACATGGCTGGCTGTGAGCTGGAAGACGGGCATCCTGTGAGCCCAGTTGGGGTGAAGAAGACCCTCCAGTACTCCACAGACGGCCTGCTCTCACTAACCTATCAGGGACAACGGGACGATTCCACAG CAAAGCGGGACACCTTCACCATTAACTTCGTGTGTGATCCAAACTCTCACCCCGGATCATTAAAACTTCTGCAAGAGGACATGAGCTCTTTACCCGACAACGTTGTGGTCCACGACGTCCACTTTGAGTTCTCCACCGCACTGGCCTGCATCCCTGCTCCGGTCGACTGTCAGATCATTg ATTCTCAAGGTAACGAGTACGACCTGAGGCAGCTGATCCGGGATGTAGATGACAGCCCCTGGATCGCCATAGAAACAGACGGGGTCAAATCACGCCGCTTTTACATCAACGTCTGCAAACCTCTCCCCACTGTGAAGGACTGTCCAG TGGGTCCTTTGGGAGCTTGTGGTATGATAGATGGAAAGGGTTACAACCTGGGATACGTCCAGTCCAGCCCACAGGCAGCGGAGGACGGCTCCATCAGCATCGTGTACCAGAACGGAGACCGCTGTGGTTCCACGTCCCGCTACTCAACGCGCATCATCCTCCAGTGTGATGACAACCCA GGCTCCCCCATGTTTGACCGTCAAGACGGCTGTGAATACATCTTCATCTGGAGGACATCTAAGGCCTGTCCTATCAGGAAGTCTCAAG GTGATAACTGTCGGGTCCGTGACCCCAGGACTGGCTACGAGTTCGACCTGAGCTCTCTGAAAGGTAAAGATTACGCCGTCAGCAATGAAAAGTACATCTATCACCTGTCCGTCTGCGGGCCGCTGCAGAAAGGCATCTGCACCCACATCGACACCGGCAATGATACTGTCGCATCCTGCCAGGTGGATGGCGCCAAGGAGAAGATTGGAG GAATGGCGAACCAGGTCCTGAGTTATGTGGGAGAACAGCTCATCCTGAACTACACTAATGGAGAGACCTGTCATCGGATCTACAAGAGATCCACAGAGATTTACTTCTCCTGCCATCCTGACAGACACCCT GGAGTACCAGAGTTTATCAAGGAGACTGAGGAGTGTACCTACCTGTTCAGCTGGCCCACCGCTCTGGCCTGCGTCCCGGTCAAAACCACCAGCTGCTCATACAA tgATGGTCAGGGTCACTCGTACGACCTCTCCCCTCTGGCGATGGACTCTCGCAACTGGGAGGTGGAGCACGCTACGGACGACAcgaagaaaaacatttacataaatgtcTGCAGGTCGTTGGTGCAGCAGGGAG GTTCATGGAAGTGTCCCTCCAGTGCTGCGTCCTGTATGAAGGACGGAGATGACTATGTGAGTCTGGGACAGGTGGAGTCCGGTCCTACGTGGGACAGAAGTGTCCTGAAGCTGCACTACAGCAGCGGCCAGGTCTGTCCAGATGGAATCCGCAACAGGAGCAGCATCATCCGCTTCAAgtgtgacaaagacaaagtg GACTCCCGTCCTACTCTGATCTCTGCCATCGAGAACTGTGTTTACAATTTCCTTTGGCTAACAGCTGCTGCCTGCCCTCTAAACAGCACCCAGCACGACGACTGCAGAGTCACCAACCCAGCGACAG GTCATTTGTTTGATCTCAACACCCTGACGAGAGAAGGAGGTTACACCGTGTACCATCAACAGGAACGCAGGAAGATGTTCCGCATGAACATCTGTGGGAACTTGACCAACGCTGGATGCAGCCCAGGAACCG CTGTGTGCATTAAGGATACGAAGACAGCGGTGAGCGGCGGTCAGGTGAGCAGGAAACTCTCATACAAAGATCACGTTCTGGAGCTGACATATGAAGGAGGAAGTCCATGCGCAGCGAACCCTGATCTCCACCACAAAACCATCATCCACTTCATCTGCAG GCCACCTAACATGGGCTCGGCCCCTCCAGAGCCGGTTCTCATTGACTCCAACGCGGAGACCTGCACCCACTTCTTCTCATTCCACACACCGCTCGTCTGTGAACAGCCA GTGAGGTGTTCAGTCCAGAACAGCTCTGGTCTCATAGACCTGACTCCTCTGATTCATGTCAGTGGATACTACACGGCAACAG ACGAGGCAGTGGACCAAAGTGATGAAACTCCAGACTTCTACATCAACATCTGTCAGCCTCTGAACCCGATCCCCGGGGTCACCTGCCCCCCTGGAGCTTCTGTCTGTATGGATCCTGATGATGGACCTCCTGTG GACATTGGCCGGACGACCAGCGGCCCTGAGATCAACAGTGAAACAGGGGAAGTGTCCATCACTTACTCCAGCTCCACCAAGTGTGCGTCTGATCCTGCGCAGAACTACACCTCAACCATCATATTCACCTGCCAGAGAGGAGTGGAGCTG GGCTCTCCGCAAATGCTGAAGCTGCAGGGATGTGTCCATTTGTTCGAGTGGGCGACTCCTGTCGTCTGTTCGGACGCCACACAAACCAACGGCTGCAAGCTCACCGACTCCCAGCTGCAGTTCACCTTTGACCTGTCCACCCTCTCTGGTGAAGTCCAG GTCCCGGCAGGCTCCAGCATGTATCAAATCAACGTCTGTGGCTCAGTGGCAGAGGCGGCCTGTAAGAACAGTGCCGTTTGCCGGGTGTCTGGTTCTGGTCCAGAGAAGACTGCTTCATCATTTGGCATCAGCAATGCCATGAAGATGGACTTCAAACATGATGAGCAGGCCGTACTGATGCAGTATGGTGGAGGAGATTCCTGCCCACCTG TGACGAACGTGGGCGAGGTATGCGTGTTCCCTTTCACCCTCATGAAGAAGTTGTACACAGGCTGCACCACAGATGAGAGGACTGATGGCAGGAAGTGGTGCGCCACCACCTCCAACTATGACAAGGACAAGAAGTGGGGATTCTGCAATGAAA CCACCAGTAAGCGTCAGTCATCCATATTGTTCAGCTGCGACCAATCTGCAGGCCACGGCTCTccacagctgctctcagagaCAGCGGGCTGTTCGGCAACGTTTCAGTGGCGGACCAGTGCCGTTTGTCCTCCGAGGAAGATGGAGTGTAAGCTGGTGAGCCAGCATCAGACCTTCGACCTCCGGACTCTGTCCTCCCTCACCGAGCCGTGGAAGTTTAGCCACCATGGAGATTC GTACTTCATCAACCTGTGTCAGGGGATCCACGGCGGACTACCAGGTTGTCCAGAGGAAGCGACTGTGTGCAGACGCTCAGCAGCAGGAAAAGTCCAGATCCTGGGCCGAGTCTATACACAGAAAATGATCTACACTG ACGGAAAGATCTCTGTCACTTACTCAGCTGGAGACGATGTCTGTGGGAATGGCATGAAGGCCAAGACTGTGATGCAGCTGAGCTGTGGCTCCACTGTCGGACACCCAGCACTCatcag TGTTGATGAAGCGTCATGTGAGTTTGTGATTGGCTGGGAGACTCGGTCAGCGTGTGCCGTGAAGCAACGGGAGGTGATGCTTGTGAACGGGACGATACAGGTTCCTGATACTGGAGCCAGCCTCAGTCTGGGAGAACTCTACTTCAG ccaCCATCAGGCGTCTGGAGACATTCGTCCTAACGGTGACCGCTACATCTACCACATCCAGCTGTCCGGCATCACCAACAACTCCCTGAGCAGCTGTCTGGGTGCCAACATCTGCCAGGTTAAACTCAACGGGCAGTACAGGCGCAAGATTGGTTCCTCAAGCAAGGCCAAGTACTACATTAAAG GAGGAAACCTGGATGTGATGGTGCCCTCTGAGTCAACATGTGGACGGGAGAAGACCAAAATGGCGTACTCCACCATCATGTTCCACTGTAACCCCTCTGCAGGCGTCGGCATCCCCGAGTTCATGCTGGAGACAGATGAATGCCAGTACCTGTTTGTGTGGCACACCAAGGCCGTGTGTGGTCTCAC AACTGTTGAAGCGAAGTCATTTGACGACAACAGCGAGAGTCTTTCCAGGCGGAGCAAGGCGGTCGGGGTGATGCTGACCGTCCTGCTGGTGGGTCTGGTTGTCTGTCTGCTCGGGCTTTTACTCcacaagagagagaggag AGAGCTGGTGATCCAGAAGGTTGCTGgctgctgcaggagaggaaaCCAAGTCTCTTATAAATATTCCAAG GTCAACATGGATGAAGAAGGGGGTGAAGAGGAGATGGAGTGGCTGATGGAGGAGCTCGAAGCCCCGCccacatcctcatcctcctcctcccagcggGGCAGGAGTAACCACGGCAACGGTCACATCACGACCAAGTCGGTGAACACAGACGGCCTGCGCTCGTTCTCTCTGGACGACCAGGACGACGACAGCGAGGACGAAGTGCTGAGCGTCCCCGGGGTGCGAGTGGTCAAATCCTCCGGACTCTCCAGGCACTCTGCGGCCAATCGCAGCGCCTTCCTCCAG GAGGAGAGCGACGAGGACCTGGTCGGCCTCCTGGAAgagtcagacaggaagaggaagagcagcaaACCTCGCTCCTCGGGCCTGAACCATGGTAACAACACGGCAGCCAATAGGAAACGGGACGAGGACGACAGTGATGAGGACCTCCTCAGggtgtga